In Flavobacterium okayamense, a single window of DNA contains:
- a CDS encoding glycosyltransferase family 117 protein: protein MKKTENFTSLLIFIFTFSVYTFTASRTINFWDSSEFITTNLNLEATHSPGAPFYTLLSSFILLFFPVTWSALICNLISSLFGSLTVVFLFKISYMVCSKMQNDSLYSKWISISSGTISALTLAFSTSFWTASTETEVYTLSSFLLLLSFYIALLWSQSKDEKKSKRLILFFSFLLGISVGVHLINLSVIVPLSVLYAHKKKNENWKFIGIYLLASVILFFCIYLFGIQGFLKTSSVLDIFLVNRFSFPVNSGLLISILGLLSICFVLLLKVKNNKLKFIVLSTLLFFIGGSSYLLPILRNNVSTPFSYQIKSSNDLLNYIQAKQFGVDKIPLLYGTSFNAPLDKITPFVDGRKITSYNDITKKYEVVDDGYYSIPNYADEFKMLFPRMYSQNSVSSIGYRNWATINGEKFNYSIKGKIQEILKPTFSENLAFFYNYQINWLYFRYLGWNFIGRQNTIKGTGDIFNGNWKSGINTFDKFRIGEEIITPEAYKKDKSNDGYYFLPFILGLIGLFAIRKSRTFLLVTLLFFLTFGIGIIIYVNPLPESILIRERDYIFLGSFIIFSLWVGLSLIQIIKWLTFFKNKKIKLAFATIIVSLFAPIQLLAKNFDNHQRSKDTFAYDLGKAYLQSCPQNAILITNGDNFSFSLWYLQEVENFRTDVRIINFDQLNLEFFIDKLNSKNFNALPVNHSLTKNIYIEGKSKLIPFQKETNQSINVNDLIGFLNNEKSTINWNGKQQHYIPNDIFNIQIDSSKIAYSNLINTEKLNAKFITNIEWRFTKEFYQINELILLDIIQNNLTQRPICFSVNGKTDHYIGLQNHTIQNGFVEILYPIIRKEKGLNPKIVDTENMFPLLNNEITFNGIFNQNEIIESETIEYSQSIIRRNYYFLAQALAEEGKINEAKTILDNCINLLPNEKVLYKQYAFALGRLYFRIGEKEKGMQICNLAINNIWNELNWITSFNPKNPIINVKQGEKLMNMYSQMLQQYPGDANSLEINPLEFTNFMTYFNHWKIKNWPY from the coding sequence ATGAAAAAAACCGAAAACTTTACTTCTTTATTAATTTTTATATTTACATTTTCGGTCTATACATTCACAGCTTCTAGGACAATAAATTTTTGGGACAGTTCTGAGTTTATAACTACTAACCTAAATCTAGAGGCAACACATTCACCCGGAGCGCCTTTTTATACCTTATTAAGTAGCTTTATTTTACTTTTTTTCCCGGTCACATGGAGTGCTTTAATTTGTAATTTAATTTCTTCTTTATTTGGTTCACTTACAGTAGTTTTCTTATTCAAAATATCGTATATGGTTTGCAGTAAAATGCAGAATGATAGTTTATATTCAAAATGGATTTCAATCAGCTCAGGAACGATTAGTGCTTTAACCCTTGCCTTTTCAACTAGTTTTTGGACAGCTTCAACCGAAACCGAAGTTTATACACTTTCAAGTTTTTTATTGTTACTATCTTTTTATATTGCTTTATTGTGGAGTCAGTCAAAAGATGAAAAAAAATCTAAAAGATTAATTTTATTTTTCAGTTTTTTATTAGGTATTTCAGTAGGTGTCCATTTAATAAATCTTTCTGTGATTGTTCCTTTATCAGTACTTTATGCTCATAAAAAGAAAAACGAAAATTGGAAATTCATTGGGATTTATTTACTCGCATCGGTTATTTTATTTTTTTGTATTTATCTTTTTGGAATTCAGGGTTTTTTAAAAACATCTTCCGTTTTAGATATTTTCTTAGTGAATAGATTCAGCTTCCCAGTAAATTCAGGCTTATTAATTTCTATTCTAGGACTTTTATCTATTTGCTTTGTTCTTCTTTTAAAAGTTAAAAACAACAAATTAAAATTTATTGTTTTATCAACATTACTTTTTTTTATTGGAGGAAGCTCTTATTTGCTACCCATTTTAAGAAATAATGTTTCAACTCCCTTTTCATACCAAATAAAATCAAGCAATGATTTATTAAATTATATACAAGCTAAACAATTTGGCGTTGATAAAATTCCATTACTTTACGGAACATCCTTCAATGCTCCTTTAGACAAGATTACTCCTTTTGTTGATGGAAGAAAAATAACCTCTTATAATGATATAACAAAGAAATACGAAGTTGTAGATGATGGGTATTATAGCATCCCAAATTATGCAGATGAATTTAAAATGTTGTTTCCAAGAATGTACAGTCAAAATTCTGTTAGTTCGATAGGTTACAGAAACTGGGCTACCATTAATGGAGAAAAATTTAATTATTCAATTAAAGGTAAAATACAAGAAATTTTAAAGCCTACTTTTTCTGAGAATTTGGCTTTTTTTTATAATTATCAAATCAACTGGCTTTACTTTAGATATTTAGGATGGAACTTTATAGGTCGACAAAACACAATTAAAGGTACAGGAGACATTTTTAATGGAAATTGGAAAAGTGGAATTAATACATTTGATAAATTTAGAATTGGCGAAGAAATTATCACACCCGAAGCTTACAAAAAAGATAAAAGTAATGATGGATATTATTTCTTACCATTTATATTAGGCTTAATAGGTTTATTTGCAATTCGAAAAAGTAGAACATTTTTATTAGTAACATTATTGTTCTTTCTAACTTTTGGAATTGGAATTATAATTTACGTTAATCCATTACCCGAAAGTATTTTAATACGAGAACGTGATTATATCTTTTTAGGCTCTTTTATCATTTTTTCATTATGGGTTGGACTTTCTCTTATTCAAATAATAAAATGGTTGACGTTCTTTAAGAATAAAAAAATCAAATTAGCTTTTGCAACAATTATTGTTTCACTTTTTGCACCAATTCAATTATTGGCAAAAAATTTTGACAATCATCAACGTTCAAAAGATACTTTTGCTTATGATTTAGGAAAAGCTTATTTACAATCATGCCCACAAAATGCTATATTAATTACAAATGGTGACAATTTTTCATTTTCATTATGGTATTTACAAGAGGTTGAAAATTTTAGAACTGATGTAAGAATAATTAACTTTGACCAACTAAATTTAGAATTTTTCATTGATAAATTAAATTCTAAAAATTTTAATGCTTTACCTGTAAATCATTCCTTAACTAAAAACATTTATATTGAAGGTAAATCAAAATTAATTCCTTTTCAAAAGGAAACGAACCAATCTATTAATGTAAATGATTTAATCGGATTTCTAAACAATGAAAAATCAACTATAAATTGGAATGGAAAACAACAACACTATATTCCAAATGATATATTTAACATTCAAATTGACTCTTCAAAAATTGCATATAGCAACCTCATTAACACAGAGAAGCTAAATGCAAAATTCATCACCAATATAGAATGGCGATTTACAAAAGAATTCTATCAAATAAATGAATTAATATTACTTGATATTATTCAAAACAACCTAACGCAAAGACCAATCTGTTTTAGTGTAAATGGTAAAACCGATCATTATATTGGCTTACAAAATCATACTATTCAAAATGGATTTGTTGAGATATTATATCCAATAATACGAAAAGAAAAAGGATTAAATCCTAAAATAGTTGACACTGAAAATATGTTTCCGCTTTTAAATAATGAAATTACATTTAACGGAATTTTTAATCAAAATGAAATTATTGAAAGTGAAACAATTGAATATTCGCAATCAATAATTAGACGAAACTATTACTTTTTAGCACAAGCTTTAGCTGAAGAAGGAAAAATAAATGAAGCAAAAACAATTTTAGATAATTGTATCAACTTATTGCCAAATGAGAAAGTTCTTTACAAACAA
- a CDS encoding hemagluttinin family protein has protein sequence MKKILLVSCLLTTFLGLSQTLNEVQGTGSGVSITSGDYNTFYGDSSGALTTSGSQNTFVGYQSGRSNTTSEGVFIGYTAGYNNTTGFDNTFIGHQAGYSNVTAGDNVFIGTESGEMNTTGYDNTFVGEESGTSNTTGYENTFIGEDAGFSNTTGYKNVFVGNEAGISANVGYRNVAVGSEAMSDVDDGHHNTSIGDSSAIDVGDGIYNTMVGAASGVATEWADFNTFVGAMSGWDNNRTNSLTNANRNTYVGMLSGASNREGEDNVGMGAFSGYGRASGVTSNSNFTSWSGNTNRNRTTFIGSQAIAAQNDAITMGYYSYNEGQYAIGIGNEGNMQNAVGAIGMGYQFQTTDNSDYSIAIGNQVNVAQSNAVGIGSGVIVENVGAIAIGNGASSTNPSALNPTYNIAIGYNANVQGFNSVAIGNAATAVNDNTMVLGGVTNPLSVGVGTDTPNANASLDLADTNKGFQVNRMPTANRTTLEGGLTTTDAGLMVFDTDDKILYVWDGAAWSTSTIDIQALSDLEDRVEALEDAADGSGTDMTPEMFNYQTAIKDTNGDAIANQSVSFRISILETTNSGTVIYEETHSTTTSQYGIVNFQIGSGSVTSGDFTTIDWAGDLHFVKVEADVTGGSSYTTLGTTQLISVPYALHSKTADRLSGYSGSTLKTSLDDKDNRIKTLEDEVKELKKLVNQLIQSKN, from the coding sequence ATGAAAAAAATTTTACTAGTTTCATGTTTACTAACAACCTTTTTAGGTCTATCGCAAACATTAAATGAAGTTCAAGGAACAGGTTCTGGAGTTAGTATAACTTCAGGAGATTACAACACTTTCTACGGAGATAGCTCTGGTGCTTTAACAACTTCTGGTTCACAAAATACTTTTGTAGGGTATCAATCAGGTAGAAGTAATACTACTTCTGAAGGTGTATTTATAGGATATACAGCTGGTTATAATAATACAACTGGTTTTGACAATACTTTTATTGGTCATCAAGCAGGATATTCAAATGTTACTGCTGGGGATAATGTATTTATTGGAACGGAGTCTGGTGAAATGAATACTACAGGCTACGATAATACTTTCGTAGGTGAAGAGTCAGGTACTAGTAATACAACAGGTTATGAAAATACTTTTATTGGTGAAGATGCTGGATTTAGTAATACTACAGGTTATAAAAACGTATTTGTAGGTAATGAGGCAGGTATTTCAGCAAATGTAGGGTATAGAAATGTTGCAGTAGGTAGTGAGGCAATGAGTGATGTAGATGATGGTCATCATAATACGTCTATTGGAGATTCTTCTGCAATTGATGTTGGAGATGGTATTTATAATACAATGGTAGGTGCAGCATCTGGTGTTGCTACTGAATGGGCAGATTTTAACACTTTTGTTGGGGCAATGTCAGGTTGGGACAATAATAGAACAAACTCTCTTACTAATGCAAATAGAAATACATATGTAGGAATGTTGTCAGGTGCTTCAAATAGAGAAGGTGAAGATAATGTTGGAATGGGAGCTTTTTCAGGATATGGTAGAGCATCTGGAGTAACATCTAATAGTAATTTTACTAGTTGGAGTGGAAATACTAATAGAAACAGAACTACGTTTATTGGTTCTCAAGCTATAGCTGCTCAAAATGATGCAATAACTATGGGCTATTATTCTTATAATGAAGGTCAGTATGCTATCGGTATAGGAAATGAAGGAAATATGCAAAATGCTGTTGGAGCTATTGGGATGGGATATCAGTTTCAAACTACAGACAATTCAGATTATTCAATCGCAATTGGAAATCAAGTAAATGTTGCACAATCTAACGCTGTTGGTATTGGTTCAGGAGTGATTGTAGAAAATGTAGGTGCTATAGCTATAGGTAATGGAGCTTCATCTACAAATCCAAGTGCATTGAATCCAACATATAATATTGCTATAGGTTATAACGCAAATGTTCAAGGTTTCAATTCAGTAGCTATTGGTAATGCTGCAACAGCAGTTAACGATAATACAATGGTTTTAGGTGGAGTTACAAATCCTTTAAGTGTAGGTGTTGGTACAGACACACCTAATGCAAATGCATCATTAGATTTAGCAGATACAAATAAAGGATTTCAAGTAAACCGTATGCCAACAGCCAATAGAACAACGCTTGAAGGTGGTCTAACAACAACAGATGCAGGTTTAATGGTTTTTGATACAGATGATAAGATTTTATATGTTTGGGATGGAGCTGCTTGGTCTACTTCAACAATTGATATTCAAGCTTTATCTGATTTAGAAGATAGAGTTGAAGCGTTAGAAGATGCAGCAGACGGTTCGGGAACTGATATGACTCCAGAAATGTTCAATTATCAAACAGCTATTAAAGACACAAATGGAGATGCAATTGCGAACCAAAGTGTTTCTTTTAGAATTAGTATTCTAGAAACTACAAATTCGGGTACAGTAATTTATGAAGAAACACATTCAACTACTACATCTCAATATGGTATAGTGAATTTTCAAATCGGTAGTGGTTCAGTTACAAGTGGTGACTTTACAACAATTGATTGGGCGGGAGATTTACACTTTGTTAAAGTAGAGGCAGATGTAACAGGAGGTTCTAGTTATACTACACTTGGAACAACACAATTAATTAGTGTTCCTTATGCGTTACACTCTAAAACAGCAGATAGATTGTCTGGTTATTCTGGAAGTACTTTAAAAACAAGTTTAGATGATAAAGACAACAGAATTAAGACTCTTGAAGATGAAGTTAAAGAATTGAAAAAATTAGTAAATCAATTAATTCAATCTAAAAACTAA
- a CDS encoding T9SS sorting signal type C domain-containing protein translates to MNKFYYLIISILLSSFCFSQTIEREVVASSGNTLTTGSYMFDYTIGEVVINVSTDGTNTYNQGFQQPRDFICGDKSSTWDGLAWSNGVPDSKTKVVFTGNYNSSGDLEACSVTVSNAALVTFSSNHTLIVEGSVTVDLGALLTIENNAALRQINDDANSGDIVLNRDSAPMIRLDYTAWSSPVSGQQLLAFSPNTIFTRFYEYLYTGTTTPTAYQSVDATSNFEVGKGYMIRVANTWSSTVPTAYNGVFQGVPTNGDVVQTVGMGYNLIGNPYPSPVDADIFLTDNPSVGTLYFWTHTVPASGGVYPVNNFASYTTLGGTASAAGGEVPNGIIQNAQGFYVQATSAGDLNFFNTQRVNASLSSQFFKATVEKHRFWLNLNDNVNNYNQILIGYAQNATNGFDNLIDGKTLDKSNSMIYNLIDNEEYVIQGKALPFNDNDVVELGFKAINDGVYNISFETQDGLFETQSIYIHDKYEGIIHDVKLTPYIFTSQSGVFNDRFEVVYKDGLIDNDLEDNSNVLNVFSNDNGLNITSSLINLNEVIVFDILGRKLFEKKNINSNTLQIKSILTNNMTLIVKTKLTSGKIDTRKIIYQIK, encoded by the coding sequence ATGAATAAATTTTATTACTTAATTATTTCAATACTTCTTAGCTCGTTCTGTTTCTCGCAAACTATCGAAAGGGAAGTTGTGGCAAGTTCTGGAAACACTTTAACAACAGGTTCATATATGTTTGATTATACCATTGGAGAAGTTGTTATAAATGTTTCTACTGATGGAACCAACACATATAATCAAGGTTTTCAACAACCTAGAGATTTTATTTGTGGTGATAAGTCTAGTACTTGGGATGGTTTAGCTTGGAGTAATGGAGTTCCTGATTCAAAAACAAAAGTCGTATTTACTGGTAATTACAATTCATCAGGAGATTTAGAAGCTTGTTCAGTTACAGTATCAAACGCTGCTTTAGTAACTTTTTCTAGTAACCATACTTTGATAGTTGAAGGTAGTGTTACTGTTGATTTAGGGGCGTTACTTACTATTGAAAATAATGCTGCTTTAAGACAAATTAATGATGATGCCAATTCTGGAGATATAGTTTTGAATAGAGATTCAGCGCCAATGATTCGTTTAGATTATACTGCTTGGTCTTCTCCAGTATCGGGTCAACAATTATTAGCCTTTTCTCCAAATACTATTTTTACTCGTTTTTATGAGTATTTATATACAGGAACAACAACACCTACAGCCTATCAATCTGTTGATGCTACTTCAAATTTTGAAGTAGGAAAAGGATATATGATTCGTGTTGCAAATACCTGGTCGTCAACTGTTCCTACTGCATATAATGGGGTTTTTCAAGGTGTCCCTACTAATGGAGACGTAGTGCAAACCGTTGGTATGGGATATAATTTAATAGGTAATCCATATCCTTCTCCTGTAGATGCAGATATATTTTTAACAGATAATCCAAGTGTAGGAACGCTATATTTTTGGACGCATACAGTACCTGCAAGTGGAGGTGTTTATCCGGTTAATAATTTTGCATCTTATACAACTTTAGGAGGAACAGCATCTGCTGCAGGCGGAGAAGTTCCTAATGGAATTATACAAAATGCTCAAGGATTTTATGTGCAAGCAACTTCCGCAGGAGATTTAAATTTTTTTAATACTCAAAGGGTTAACGCATCATTGAGTTCACAATTTTTTAAAGCTACTGTTGAAAAACATAGATTTTGGTTAAATTTAAACGACAATGTTAATAATTATAATCAAATTCTTATTGGTTATGCTCAGAATGCGACAAATGGATTTGATAATTTAATTGATGGAAAAACTTTAGATAAATCAAATTCGATGATATATAACCTTATTGATAATGAGGAGTATGTTATTCAAGGTAAAGCTTTGCCATTTAATGATAACGATGTTGTAGAATTAGGTTTTAAAGCGATAAATGATGGTGTTTATAATATTTCCTTTGAAACACAAGATGGTTTGTTTGAAACACAAAGCATTTATATACATGACAAGTATGAAGGAATCATTCACGATGTTAAATTAACCCCATATATTTTTACAAGTCAGTCAGGAGTTTTTAATGATCGATTTGAAGTTGTTTATAAAGATGGGTTGATTGATAATGATTTAGAGGATAATTCTAATGTTTTAAATGTTTTTTCGAATGATAACGGATTAAATATTACTTCTTCTTTAATTAATTTAAATGAAGTAATTGTTTTTGATATTTTAGGGAGAAAATTATTTGAAAAGAAAAATATTAATAGTAATACGCTTCAGATAAAAAGTATTTTAACAAACAATATGACTTTGATAGTTAAAACAAAATTGACATCAGGTAAGATTGATACGAGGAAAATTATTTATCAAATAAAATAA